One region of Wyeomyia smithii strain HCP4-BCI-WySm-NY-G18 chromosome 3, ASM2978416v1, whole genome shotgun sequence genomic DNA includes:
- the LOC129731318 gene encoding ubiquitin-conjugating enzyme E2 E1-like isoform X1, with protein MSVNFVIGPKVIESDTADRTESSRQRFLLRLSFRRLAVTEIDTSEKTMSTSAGSSSTAGAAAGAGGGAAGSGGGGGSAGSGGGRRNGNGNGSGNTTPETPSVPKPDTKETKSNPKISKALGTSAKRIQKELAEITLDPPPNCSAGPKGDNLYEWVSTILGPPGSVYEGGVFFLDIHFSPEYPFKPPKVTFRTRIYHCNINSQGVICLDILKDNWSPALTISKVLLSICSLLTDCNPADPLVGSIATQYLQNREEHDRIARLWTKRYAT; from the exons ATGTCGGTTAACTTTGTCATTGGACCAAAAGTGATAGAAAGCGATACCGCAGACCGCACCGAATCAAGCCGACAGCGGTTTTTATTGCGGTTAAGTTTCAGACGTCTTGCAGTGACAGAAATTGATAC TTCGGAAAAAACTATGTCAACTAGTGCCGGTTCAAGTAGCACTGCTGGCGCAGCAGCAGGAGCCGGTGGTGGTGCTGCCGGCAGTGGTGGAGGCGGAGGAAGCGCTGGCTCGGGAGGAGGACGTCGTAACGGCAATGGAAATGGTAGTGGAAACACTACACCCGAAACTCCATCAGTGCCCAAACCTGATACGAAGGAAACCAAGTCTAATCCTAAGATCTCCAAGGCACTAGGAACGTCAGCCAAGCGCATCCAAAAGGAGCTAGCTGAAATCACACTAGATCCGCCACCAAATTGCAGTGCTGGTCCAAAAGGAGACAATCTGTACGAGTGGGTTTCCACCATTCTAGGACCGCCAGGTTCAGTGTATGAGGGAGGTGTATTTTTCCTGGACATTCACTTCTCCCCTGAATATCCGTTTAAACCTCctaag GTCACATTTAGAACGAGGATATATCACTGTAATATCAATAGTCAAGGCGTGATTTGTCTTGATATCCTCAAGGACAATTGGTCGCCGGCACTAACTATTTCTAAAGTGCTTCTCTCCATTTGTTCCCTTTTAACAGACTGCAATCCAG CCGATCCATTGGTTGGAAGTATTGCCACACAATATCTGCAGAATCGTGAAGAGCATGACCGGATTGCTCGCCTATGGACTAAGCG atatgcTACGTGA
- the LOC129731318 gene encoding ubiquitin-conjugating enzyme E2 E1-like isoform X2, with translation MSTSAGSSSTAGAAAGAGGGAAGSGGGGGSAGSGGGRRNGNGNGSGNTTPETPSVPKPDTKETKSNPKISKALGTSAKRIQKELAEITLDPPPNCSAGPKGDNLYEWVSTILGPPGSVYEGGVFFLDIHFSPEYPFKPPKVTFRTRIYHCNINSQGVICLDILKDNWSPALTISKVLLSICSLLTDCNPADPLVGSIATQYLQNREEHDRIARLWTKRYAT, from the exons ATGTCAACTAGTGCCGGTTCAAGTAGCACTGCTGGCGCAGCAGCAGGAGCCGGTGGTGGTGCTGCCGGCAGTGGTGGAGGCGGAGGAAGCGCTGGCTCGGGAGGAGGACGTCGTAACGGCAATGGAAATGGTAGTGGAAACACTACACCCGAAACTCCATCAGTGCCCAAACCTGATACGAAGGAAACCAAGTCTAATCCTAAGATCTCCAAGGCACTAGGAACGTCAGCCAAGCGCATCCAAAAGGAGCTAGCTGAAATCACACTAGATCCGCCACCAAATTGCAGTGCTGGTCCAAAAGGAGACAATCTGTACGAGTGGGTTTCCACCATTCTAGGACCGCCAGGTTCAGTGTATGAGGGAGGTGTATTTTTCCTGGACATTCACTTCTCCCCTGAATATCCGTTTAAACCTCctaag GTCACATTTAGAACGAGGATATATCACTGTAATATCAATAGTCAAGGCGTGATTTGTCTTGATATCCTCAAGGACAATTGGTCGCCGGCACTAACTATTTCTAAAGTGCTTCTCTCCATTTGTTCCCTTTTAACAGACTGCAATCCAG CCGATCCATTGGTTGGAAGTATTGCCACACAATATCTGCAGAATCGTGAAGAGCATGACCGGATTGCTCGCCTATGGACTAAGCG atatgcTACGTGA